CGCCGCCGTCCGGGCCCTCCACGAAGAAGGTGTCGGCCTCGCCGCGGGCCGGGTGGTCCGGGCCGATGTTCAGGGCGTCGAAGTTGAACCACTCGGCCTCGACCTGCGGGCCCTCGGCGACCTCGTAGCCCATGGCCACGAAGACGTCCTCGATGCGCTCGGACAGGGTGGTCAGCGGGTGGCGGGCGCCGGCCGGGACCCGGTCGTACGGCAGGGAGACGTCCACGTCCTCCTCGACCAGCACGCGGGCGTCCCGCTCCGCCTCCAGCTCGGCCTGGCGGGCGGCGAGCGCCTTGTTGACGGCGCCGCGGGCCTGGCCGACGCGCTTGCCGGCCTCGGCCTTGGCGTGCGGGGGCAGGGCGCCGATCTCGCGGTTGGCGAGGGCCAGCGGGGAGGTGCCGCCGGTGTGGGCGACCTTGGCCTCCTGGAGCGCGTCGAGGGAGTCCGCGGCGGCGAAGGCGGCGAGCGCCTCGTCCCGCATGCGCTCGATCTCTTCCGGTTTCAACGCCTCGACCTCGACAGGGTCGTACGACTTATTGGGTGCCGACATCTCTTCCCGTGCTTCCGATTGTCCCCCAGCTTCGCTGGGAGGTGCCCCCTGGCGGATGGTCCCCGTGACCGGCCGGTGAGCTGGCTCGTCTGGGCCGTGTGCAGGACACAAAGGTGCCAAAGGCCGAGTCTAACGGGGTGGAGGTGTACGAATGCGCCCGTGGGTCACTGGGCGAGATACGCCGGTGCCCCCACGGGCAGCGTAAATCGGAACTCGGCGCCGCCCTGCGGGGCACGTCCGACCGTGATCGTGCCGCCGTGGGCCTCGACGATGCCCTTGACGATGTAGAGCCCGAGGCCGGTGCCGCCGCGCTTGCTGCCCCGCCAGAAGCGGGTGAAGACGCGGTTCATGGATTCCTCCGGGATGCCGGGCCCCTCGTCGCTCACGGTGACCGACGTGGCTGCTTTCTCGGCGGACTCCCCCTCACGGGGGGAAGCCGTGGCCGTGATGTCGATGGTGACGGTTCCCTCGCCGTGGCGCACCGCATTTTCCAGCAGGTTGCTGAGCACCTGGTCGATCTTGTCGGGGTCGGCCCACAGGTCGGGCAGCGGCTGCTCGATCCGCAGCAGGAACCGGTCGGCGGCCTGCCCGGCGGCGACGTACGCCTGGATGTGCCGGCCGACGGCGGCGCCGATGTCGACGGGCTGCCGGCGCAGCTCCAGCCGCCCGGAGTCGATGCGGGAGATGTCCAGCAGTTCGGCGATGAGCCGGGTGACCCGGTCGGCGTCCGCGTCGACGGTCTCCAGCATCAGCCGCT
Above is a genomic segment from Streptomyces glaucescens containing:
- a CDS encoding ATP-binding protein yields the protein MSVGTSSAPGARDVRHPPAPRPGDPAAGPGLDPDDLPDGLVVADEDGRVICCNAAAERIADVRAADVLGRPLETALPLEDLEGRRWWQLTDPYGGLAIRVRQPERNLLLPGGREVLVSARYVRSEPTGPVRRVVVSLRDTEARRRTERSHAELIATVAHELRSPLTSVKGFTATLLAKWERFTDDQKRLMLETVDADADRVTRLIAELLDISRIDSGRLELRRQPVDIGAAVGRHIQAYVAAGQAADRFLLRIEQPLPDLWADPDKIDQVLSNLLENAVRHGEGTVTIDITATASPREGESAEKAATSVTVSDEGPGIPEESMNRVFTRFWRGSKRGGTGLGLYIVKGIVEAHGGTITVGRAPQGGAEFRFTLPVGAPAYLAQ